A genomic window from Phycisphaerales bacterium includes:
- a CDS encoding glycosyltransferase family 1 protein, with the protein MRVLLFTDTLADVNGVSRFIINLAEHARATGHDLHVATSTRFACPKAANIHNLKPLAAVRMPGYPNLDLALPPWRRMLALARELKPDAIHISTPGPVGCVGRLAAKKLRVPLLGVYHTDFPAYIDRLFENELFTSISRQCMRTFYRPFTTLFPRSTDYVGAVRALGIRADILPLRPGITLDRFHPRFRDPAIWLTHGSRQPPHALRILYVGRLSIEKNMPLLAAIWRDADALLQQQNIPAELVIVGDGPFRAQLEQSLENTRTLFLGFRYNDALSRLYASSDLFLFPSVTDTLGQVVMEAQASGLPALVTDQGGPKELVVNARTGFVLPAADPAVWVRSINDLCANPTQRRVMSAEAHDHLQQFSMAASFDQWWSVHEQPLSGRASHPGRAPIVETTSACSA; encoded by the coding sequence GTGCGAGTCCTCCTCTTCACCGACACCCTCGCCGACGTCAACGGCGTCTCCCGCTTCATCATCAACCTCGCCGAGCACGCCCGCGCCACCGGTCATGACCTGCACGTCGCGACCTCCACCCGCTTCGCCTGCCCCAAGGCCGCCAACATCCACAACCTAAAACCCCTCGCGGCCGTCCGCATGCCGGGCTACCCCAACCTCGACCTCGCCCTCCCGCCCTGGCGCCGAATGCTCGCCCTCGCGCGCGAACTCAAGCCCGACGCCATCCACATCTCCACCCCCGGCCCCGTCGGCTGCGTCGGCCGCCTCGCGGCGAAAAAACTCCGCGTCCCGCTCCTGGGCGTCTACCACACCGACTTCCCCGCATACATCGACCGCCTCTTCGAGAACGAGCTCTTCACATCGATCTCGCGCCAGTGCATGCGCACCTTCTACCGCCCCTTCACGACCCTCTTCCCCCGCAGCACCGACTACGTCGGCGCGGTCCGAGCCCTCGGCATCAGGGCCGACATCCTTCCACTCCGCCCCGGCATCACCCTCGACCGCTTCCACCCGCGCTTCCGCGACCCCGCCATCTGGCTCACGCACGGCTCACGCCAGCCCCCGCACGCCCTGCGCATCCTCTACGTCGGCCGCCTCAGCATCGAGAAGAACATGCCCCTCCTCGCCGCCATCTGGCGCGATGCCGACGCACTGCTGCAGCAGCAGAACATCCCCGCCGAGCTCGTCATCGTCGGCGATGGCCCCTTCCGCGCCCAGCTCGAGCAGTCACTCGAGAACACCCGCACCCTCTTCCTCGGCTTCCGGTACAACGACGCGCTCTCCCGTCTCTACGCCAGCAGCGACCTCTTCCTCTTCCCCAGCGTCACCGACACGCTCGGCCAAGTTGTCATGGAAGCCCAGGCCTCCGGACTCCCCGCCCTCGTCACCGACCAGGGCGGCCCCAAAGAACTCGTCGTCAATGCCCGCACCGGCTTCGTCCTGCCCGCCGCCGACCCCGCCGTGTGGGTGCGCAGCATCAACGACCTCTGCGCCAACCCCACGCAGCGCCGCGTCATGTCCGCCGAAGCCCACGACCACCTGCAGCAGTTCTCAATGGCGGCAAGCTTCGACCAATGGTGGAGCGTGCACGAGCAACCGCTGTCAGGGAGAGCGTCGCACCCCGGACGGGCTCCCATCGTCGAGACTACCTCTGCGTGTTCCGCGTAA
- a CDS encoding helix-turn-helix transcriptional regulator encodes MSAVKRAARKPSRRAGQKENFPSVIVNDEGVVTHRIVPVEEYEALVALEKSSGPSEDFIREAAAILTSKKTKWHDANDILPEIIENGIASLRKRQGVTQSELGRRLGVPQSRVSRMERNEDALTLRVLKRLAKALATSK; translated from the coding sequence GTGAGTGCTGTCAAACGTGCAGCAAGGAAGCCATCACGCAGGGCTGGGCAGAAGGAGAACTTCCCGAGTGTAATCGTCAATGACGAAGGGGTTGTGACCCATCGCATCGTGCCTGTCGAGGAGTATGAGGCGCTGGTCGCTCTCGAGAAGTCGTCGGGCCCGTCCGAAGACTTCATCCGCGAGGCGGCGGCGATCCTCACCAGTAAGAAGACGAAGTGGCACGACGCCAATGACATCCTCCCCGAGATCATTGAGAATGGGATCGCCTCGCTGCGAAAGCGCCAAGGGGTCACACAGTCCGAGCTCGGGAGGCGGCTGGGTGTTCCACAGTCGAGAGTGTCACGGATGGAGCGAAACGAGGACGCACTGACATTGCGTGTTCTCAAGCGGCTTGCCAAAGCGCTCGCTACATCCAAGTGA
- a CDS encoding M28 family peptidase — protein MAQVDQAVAQASVIPKRGRRVKLLIAAAVCVAAVLFASTRCSVMMPGDSFKGPLPAITPVQLSLAEEMRRDVQVLAGRIGERNVFQPHKLAAAEDYIAAQLAKAGYRVEWQTFPVNGVACSNLIAELRGTTRPDEIVIVGAHYDAVQGCPAANDNGSGTAATMALARHYAGKPMARTVRFVLFVNEEPPFFWTDEMGSLVYARACKQRGDNIVGMLSLETMGYFTDVDGSQSYPPPVGAVYPKKGNFIGFVGMGEAEVFVKRCVAAFRRTVDFPSEGAALSSFVPMVGASDHWSFWKQGYPALMVTDTAPYRYPHYHKATDTPDKLDYERMARVVTGLMGVVNDLAGAPEARE, from the coding sequence CAGGTGGATCAAGCGGTTGCTCAGGCCAGTGTCATTCCGAAGCGCGGCCGGCGCGTCAAGCTGCTGATTGCCGCGGCGGTGTGCGTGGCGGCGGTGTTGTTCGCGTCCACACGGTGCTCGGTGATGATGCCAGGGGACAGCTTCAAAGGCCCGCTGCCGGCGATCACGCCGGTGCAGCTGTCGCTCGCCGAGGAGATGCGGCGGGACGTGCAGGTGCTGGCGGGGCGGATCGGCGAGCGGAACGTGTTCCAGCCGCACAAGCTCGCGGCGGCGGAGGACTACATCGCGGCGCAGCTGGCGAAGGCCGGCTACCGGGTGGAGTGGCAGACGTTCCCGGTGAACGGGGTGGCGTGCAGCAACCTGATCGCGGAGCTGCGCGGTACAACGCGGCCGGATGAGATCGTCATCGTGGGCGCGCACTACGACGCGGTGCAGGGGTGCCCGGCGGCTAACGACAACGGGAGCGGCACTGCGGCGACGATGGCGCTGGCGCGGCACTACGCCGGGAAGCCAATGGCGCGGACGGTGCGGTTCGTGCTGTTCGTGAACGAGGAGCCGCCGTTCTTCTGGACCGATGAGATGGGCTCGCTGGTGTACGCGCGGGCGTGCAAGCAGCGCGGCGACAACATCGTGGGCATGCTGAGCCTGGAGACGATGGGGTACTTCACGGATGTGGACGGGAGCCAGAGCTACCCGCCGCCGGTGGGCGCGGTGTACCCGAAGAAGGGCAACTTCATCGGGTTCGTGGGGATGGGCGAGGCGGAAGTGTTCGTCAAGCGGTGCGTGGCCGCGTTCCGGCGCACGGTGGACTTCCCCAGCGAGGGCGCGGCTCTGTCGAGCTTCGTGCCGATGGTGGGCGCGAGCGACCACTGGTCGTTCTGGAAGCAGGGGTACCCGGCGCTGATGGTGACGGACACGGCGCCGTACCGGTACCCCCACTACCACAAGGCGACGGACACGCCGGACAAGCTGGATTATGAGCGGATGGCGCGGGTGGTGACGGGGCTGATGGGGGTGGTGAACGATCTGGCGGGGGCTCCAGAAGCGCGCGAGTGA